One part of the Chryseobacterium mulctrae genome encodes these proteins:
- the clpB gene encoding ATP-dependent chaperone ClpB, which translates to MNLNQYTVKSQEAIQAAQQVAMEFGNQSIEPQHLLEGIFQVDENISPFLLKKSEADANLVRERNRENLEKLPKVQGGNIYLSQSANKVLLDAPNIAKKMGDEFVTIEHLWLSLLETSSEVSKILKDMGVTKSLLEGGIKELRKGSTATSASSEETYQSLKKYAKNFNELAAEGKLDPVIGRDEEIRRVLQILSRRTKNNPILIGEPGVGKTAIAEGIAHRIISGDIPENLMDKTLYSLDMGALIAGAKYKGEFEERLKSVVNEVIKSDGQIILFIDEIHTLVGAGGGEGAMDAANILKPALARGELRAIGATTLNEYQKYFEKDKALERRFQKVMVEEPDTESAISILRGIKDKYEAHHKVRIKDEAIIAAVEMSQRYISDRFLPDKAIDLIDEASAKLRMEINSKPEELDVLDRKLMQMEIELAAISREGNQTKIDHLKEDISKISEQRNEINAKWLKEKQKSEDLTQIKKDIESLKLEAERASRAGDYAKVAEIQYGKIKEKEDALQKLELEMQNHQNELIKEEVTADNISEVIGKWTGIPVTKLLQSEREKLLHLETELHHRVVGQEEAIEAVADAIRRNRAGLSDEKKPIGSFLFLGTTGVGKTELAKALAEFLFDDENNMTRIDMSEYQERHSVSRLVGAPPGYVGYDEGGQLTEAVRRRPYSVVLLDEIEKAHPDVFNTLLQVLDDGRLTDNKGRVVNFKNSIIIMTSNLGSHIIQENFENITEENQDEIVAKTKIEVFDLLKQTLRPEFLNRIDETVLFQPLRKKEIGKIVQYQLRGFNDMLAKRNIIMTATQDALNYLTNKGYDPVFGARPLKRVIQQEVLNKLSREILAGTVNDGDRITLDYFEETGLVFRPAEK; encoded by the coding sequence ATGAACTTAAATCAATATACCGTAAAATCACAAGAAGCCATCCAAGCTGCACAACAAGTAGCCATGGAATTTGGCAATCAAAGCATAGAACCTCAACATTTATTGGAAGGAATTTTTCAGGTGGATGAGAATATATCGCCTTTCTTATTAAAAAAATCTGAAGCAGATGCCAATTTGGTAAGAGAGCGCAACCGCGAAAATTTAGAAAAACTTCCGAAAGTACAAGGAGGGAATATTTATCTTTCTCAATCCGCAAATAAAGTTTTGTTGGATGCGCCCAATATCGCTAAAAAGATGGGTGATGAATTCGTAACGATTGAACATTTATGGCTTTCTCTTTTAGAAACCAGTTCAGAAGTTTCGAAAATACTGAAAGATATGGGCGTGACCAAAAGTCTTTTGGAAGGCGGAATTAAAGAATTAAGAAAAGGAAGTACTGCCACATCTGCAAGCTCAGAAGAGACGTATCAATCCTTAAAAAAATATGCAAAAAACTTCAACGAATTAGCAGCAGAAGGAAAATTAGATCCTGTAATCGGGCGTGATGAAGAAATCAGAAGAGTTTTGCAGATTCTTTCGAGAAGAACAAAAAACAACCCTATTCTGATTGGTGAACCCGGAGTTGGTAAAACCGCCATTGCGGAAGGAATTGCACATAGAATTATCAGCGGAGATATTCCTGAAAACCTGATGGATAAAACATTGTATTCATTGGATATGGGAGCATTGATTGCCGGTGCAAAATATAAAGGAGAATTTGAAGAAAGATTAAAATCCGTTGTAAATGAAGTAATAAAATCTGACGGACAAATCATTCTTTTCATCGACGAGATCCATACTTTGGTTGGAGCCGGAGGTGGTGAAGGCGCAATGGATGCTGCCAACATTTTAAAACCTGCTTTGGCAAGAGGAGAATTAAGAGCGATCGGTGCAACCACTTTAAATGAATATCAAAAGTATTTTGAAAAAGATAAAGCATTAGAAAGACGTTTCCAGAAAGTGATGGTGGAAGAACCTGATACAGAATCTGCAATTTCCATTCTTCGTGGAATTAAAGATAAATACGAAGCTCACCACAAAGTAAGAATCAAAGATGAGGCAATTATTGCGGCGGTGGAAATGTCTCAACGATATATTTCGGACAGATTTTTACCGGATAAAGCGATTGACTTGATTGATGAAGCTTCAGCAAAGTTGAGAATGGAAATCAATTCAAAACCTGAAGAATTGGATGTTCTCGACAGAAAATTAATGCAGATGGAAATTGAATTGGCTGCCATTTCAAGAGAAGGCAATCAGACGAAAATTGACCATTTAAAAGAAGACATCTCGAAAATTTCTGAACAGAGAAACGAAATTAATGCTAAATGGCTGAAAGAAAAACAAAAATCTGAGGATTTAACACAGATTAAAAAAGATATTGAATCTCTGAAACTGGAAGCAGAAAGAGCTTCAAGAGCTGGAGATTACGCAAAAGTTGCTGAAATTCAGTATGGAAAAATTAAGGAGAAAGAAGATGCTTTGCAGAAACTTGAACTGGAGATGCAAAACCATCAGAATGAATTAATTAAAGAAGAAGTTACGGCTGATAATATCTCAGAAGTGATTGGAAAATGGACAGGGATTCCTGTTACCAAATTGCTTCAATCTGAAAGAGAAAAATTATTGCATCTTGAAACCGAACTTCATCACAGAGTGGTTGGTCAGGAAGAAGCTATTGAAGCGGTTGCAGATGCGATAAGAAGAAACAGAGCTGGACTGAGCGACGAGAAAAAACCAATCGGAAGTTTCTTGTTTTTAGGAACAACCGGTGTTGGTAAAACTGAGCTGGCAAAAGCTTTGGCTGAATTTTTATTCGATGACGAAAACAATATGACGAGAATCGATATGAGTGAATATCAAGAGCGTCATTCAGTTTCGAGATTGGTTGGAGCGCCTCCTGGGTATGTTGGTTACGATGAAGGCGGTCAGTTGACAGAAGCTGTGCGAAGAAGACCTTATTCAGTCGTACTTTTAGATGAAATTGAAAAAGCCCATCCGGATGTTTTCAATACTTTACTTCAAGTTTTGGATGACGGTCGTTTGACCGATAATAAAGGTAGAGTCGTTAATTTCAAAAATTCGATTATTATTATGACTTCGAATCTCGGTTCGCATATTATTCAGGAGAATTTTGAAAATATCACGGAAGAAAACCAAGACGAAATTGTAGCTAAAACGAAAATTGAAGTTTTTGATTTATTGAAACAAACGCTTCGTCCGGAATTCTTAAACAGAATTGATGAGACCGTATTGTTCCAACCTTTAAGAAAAAAAGAAATCGGAAAAATCGTTCAGTATCAGTTGAGAGGATTTAATGATATGCTTGCAAAAAGAAATATTATTATGACTGCAACGCAAGATGCTTTGAATTATTTGACTAACAAAGGTTATGATCCTGTTTTTGGAGCAAGACCTTTGAAGAGAGTGATTCAGCAGGAAGTTTTAAACAAATTATCACGAGAGATTCTTGCAGGAACGGTGAATGACGGTGACAGAATCACGCTTGATTATTTCGAAGAAACAGGTTTGGTTTTCAGACCAGCTGAAAAATAA
- a CDS encoding TetR/AcrR family transcriptional regulator → MELKEKQIKILEVAVELFKEKGYMGSSVRDLATKLNIKAASLYAHIRSKEEILEWICFGVAHEFFAELQEVKNTNVSPQEKLNLFLDKHLSVVLKNRDVTHIYSNEWKHLEERLPEFIELRKNYQQEVEQLISEIYQAENWELKSSAFTTRFILHTLNNSYFWFKRNIESTSEITNEIRDKLLFGLLGNQK, encoded by the coding sequence ATGGAGTTAAAAGAAAAACAGATCAAAATACTCGAAGTCGCAGTAGAACTTTTCAAAGAGAAAGGGTATATGGGCAGCTCGGTAAGGGATCTTGCCACGAAACTAAATATAAAAGCGGCATCATTATATGCACACATCCGTTCTAAAGAAGAAATTCTTGAGTGGATTTGCTTTGGAGTTGCACATGAGTTTTTTGCAGAACTTCAGGAAGTAAAAAATACAAATGTTTCTCCGCAGGAAAAGCTTAATCTTTTTTTAGATAAACATTTATCGGTTGTTCTTAAAAACCGTGATGTTACGCACATTTATTCTAATGAATGGAAACATTTGGAAGAAAGATTGCCTGAATTTATTGAATTAAGAAAAAATTATCAGCAGGAAGTAGAGCAACTCATTTCTGAAATTTATCAGGCTGAAAACTGGGAACTGAAATCTTCTGCTTTTACAACAAGATTTATTCTTCATACCCTAAATAATTCTTATTTCTGGTTTAAAAGAAATATAGAATCAACTTCTGAAATTACCAATGAGATAAGAGATAAATTGCTTTTTGGTCTCTTGGGAAATCAAAAATAA